One Parasteatoda tepidariorum isolate YZ-2023 chromosome 1, CAS_Ptep_4.0, whole genome shotgun sequence genomic window, ACACTACAgcgatttcattttaataaaaataaaatggattatTAAACACCTTATTCTATAAGAAATcaagaaaagattttgaaaaatgaaagtatgctttatcttttgttattatttttttaatgtaaatcttAACGTAGCTAAACGGTTGCGAACCAGGGGTACCTTTGATTTGCTGGCGACGCAGTGTGTTATTGTATATGTATTCGTTTCGAATTAACCAAAACAATTtacgtttttagaaatttgtggAACActgttttattcttaatttaaaaaatcgtttaataCGATATTTCTCATAGTTACAAAATTGCTTTGCTTgggttaaaaatattccaattttagtattaaaaatatagaatttattattattattatttccttcgGTATTGAAGTTCAGGGGAGTGCTTGTTGTCACAAATAAATAGGCACAAAGTTAAGaaggaagtttttaaattgtttctgaaattaaagttataattaacaAGTTTCAGTATGATACTGTTTatagtacaaaatttgaaccaTATCAGTActcgaaatttttctttgaaattaaaattcgacatcaatttttatataattattgtaatcagATAATGAAGTTGTCCAAGCGTTCCTAGGAAACTATAAAACTGTtaacaagtttttgaaaaaattttcgaaaactcTCTGCTTTActttcaaaacttaatattataGGAACtgaaattttctaacaaaaataatttgtcttaAGAGAACCAGGAGATTAATCTgcattaatagaataaaaaaactttggagacttttaattcaataatttttaattctgatggAAGAGTCTGTTaatcataaaagaataaatgtgATCGCAAAGGCAATCGTGAGTGTTTGTGTGCGAAGCGAGCTCTTCCTTATGCAAATTCATATGTCTATTTATCAATATTACGATACATCTACTTTCTACTTGAAAGATCTGTCTATCTGCTTCTTTGTATCTggataacaatatttttagaattaaaaaggaataaaaattcttccaattcattaacttagaaataaaattgaaagcctttttttatgtataaaataaaaacaatatcctCTTTCATCTTCCCATTTTTAACAGTTGCAGTAGTAGTTAATACtagctattaaattaaattaaaaaggtaaACCTGAAAATcgcgtaatttttttatattattttctatgcCTTGGTGTGTGCAGCAATTTTTGTGGTACTTTTCCTTTACTttggtataaattatttaaggcCACTCGATATGCCTTGAAGATTTATCTGGGTTTTAGAAcgcacaaataatttaaatattttaaaagttattgaactttttaaaaattgcctgtTTGGTAACCtagagaaaaattatcaaaatcactgccttgtTCTCaacttttgctaatttttatgagcccaagtaATGCTGCAGTGgagtaattttttgtatataaaaaaactagATTCAAAAGCTTTTCCTTCGCAAAACTATGACTCTTTTcaatattgacgttttgcgccattttcagatAAAACAAAGACAGCGCTAGCCTTAGATAGGTAAAATTCTCCCTAAAAATCCAACGTAACTGCTGTAAACTCACAGCAATGTATCAGGGTAAAACTGTTgtaaactcacagcagttatgaaaataacgTATTATTGGCAAAAAGAATCACTTTAAAAGACGACGGAGCCTTCGGAAAATAGTCTTAATCATGGAAacgtttattaattatttctttattataatgttGAATGGAAGTTGCAACCTCATGacattaaactgaaaaaaaaaaatctcttgaatagGTGCGGTACGGTACTTTTATTCAAGTCACACTAGAACTGAACAATGGGCTGCTGGTAACGGTCTGGTAAACATAGCAGAGGAGGATCCAACGGCAACACACGTACGTCACATCTCATTTTACTGGGAGGAGacattcacacaccatccatcctcagatcgtaattttgtccTGAACCAGAGCACGAACAAGCTCCAATCCAATAATCCCAcaggtattgatttattatgggaactAGTAAGACTTCGTGACAGCAATAGATTTAGTGCGCACCATTCACCATTTTGCTTACGGGGAATCATCGGCAGGCGGTGATCGAACTCATGACCCCTTGGACATAGGCCCAACGCGCTACCGACCCCGGTTTTCTAGAACAGAGTGAAAATGTAGAatgaaaaaacacaaatttgagTCCAGTAAGTAATTCAAAAATGCGCGTAAGGTCAAATTTAGTAAACACCAGGGACTAATATAGGGGTCTTTTTATGTATGGTAAACGAAACAATGATTAAACGATCGCGATTTAAACGATGATAAAATCAGCCAATAAAACttgcaaatttcttttcagcGAGTTTCAATGCAGCCGTAACTACACTAATACGCACTGTCTTGGCTGACCGCCCTNAAATGcctctatttattaaaaaagcggTCAGCCAAGCAACAGCCACACTAATATCAACTGTGATTACCAAACTGTAACTGAGTAGTGTAGTAGTTCCTTTTTTGCCGGCCTTAAGTTTCTTAGAATTCGTTTGAATTTGTGTTCTCTTGGTTAGAATTTGTGTTCGTTTGGTTagaatttgtgtttaaatttaacttaacttaattttatgaaatggcTCGAGAACGAGCTTTATCAACAAGAACTCTAGTAAGTTTGATACAAGGGCTAGAGGGTGAGACAACTACGGTCGACTTTCGTGATGAGACATctgtaaaaggaaaaattcaatCGGTTGACGGGTATGCTTTTGttctttatcaaatatatttatatatatgccttTGCAAAAGAATTCTGAAGTAGTgaagtatttttccttttttttttcacctgtGTTGATATTAAATAGTTCTAACAAAGTGtaataagtgaatttttttaagtaatttctattctattctaaacccattcttatatattttaataagtcttttattttattaagacttttattttcttgttttaattttaaaggggTGTGTTTAGTTATGTTTCGTGTACTGATTTGTTGAAACAGAGAgtttttaattgtgtaataaaccaaattttgaattcgaaagtaatttttgtttccgCCGCTAGAGTGCAGATTTCTGTTTAATTTAGGCTTAATCgttaactataattattaaatttggcATAAACGTGTAATAGTAAAATACAGTGGGAATTTTTGTGGGAAGAACGTCATGTTAACTACAATAGCCAAGACACCTAacgaattttaaacttgcaaattttgaaaaaaaaaaatgtcatggTTTGTTTGTAGGGTTGTCTGGGGTCTGTGTAGGTTTTTCTGAgaagtacctattttgtgaaaattagacataatttgtgaaaattaaaaaaattaaccaaaaaataaggtaaaaatatggatttatcgttttttacgagacacaaaaagaaaaaagtattttgggaaactactgtttttcctaaagttgaatttctGAAGGTAcggctaaacggtagtaaatttggcttggacagacccctgtttaTATAGGAATGGATATATACCTACACCTATGAGTAACATTAATTCGAGTTGATCTCCTTCAGTGATATTTCTTTCCGGCAAGGCTGGCACCGGGGAGTTGCCTGGATTTTCTGATTCTGCCGCAGATCATGAAGCAAATCTTCCCATATAGTTATTGCTCTTAGCTTTtctaactgtaaaaaattattacactaaAAGCGAAGTATTTCTTTTACTGTTATCACCTAAGcactaaataattcttaatcttccaaaatttatctgaaaaaataagtaaggaTTTGCTGAAAGCTTTCTGTGAATTAAAGTTCATTCTCCCTGAATATAGTTCCGATTGTTATGGAGAAAATGGTTAAACCTAATTGAGTTATTTGTGGGGAACTATTTTTCAACAAGATCTTTATCTTATGCAATTGTGATCAGAGTGCAAAAACTGAATTCAGCAAGAATGACCCtcgtacagttttttttttgttgccaatTTTACATGTGCCTAAATGTAAAGCCCTATTTCAACAAGTGAgaccaaaataaaattgcaattatttttgcgatttgtatttacgcttTTTAAAGTCCTATGTAGCGATTGGTATTCTCGCGATTCGTCCCATGTCGTCCAAATCCCATGTCGTGATTCGTTTATGctgttgtaatatcaaacataaattttcgtttttatacgcgatttcaaaattattaattgtgattcgtatttacacCATCTAAAAGTAATGCAGCATGATctgtattttcacattttttaaatccaatgcCGAGATTCATGTTCACATGATTGTGAAATCCAAtattgtgattcatattcacgcgattttagaGTCCAGATTGTCATttgtattattatgaatttcatTTGTCATTTGTATTATGATCgtcatttgtaaatttatgaatttcaatgCTAACACCAATTCAGATAGGAATACAGTTTTTGTttgttggaatattttttatgatattagtaagtatcctttttttcaattaactttaaaaattatacgaaGATATGtatttctttgattaaaaaggtcaatttattttgtttttgaaatgtaacAGGAGTAACCAAAAAgttgtaaaagtttattttaaattagaaatgttttttgaaatcaaaaatatcctTATAGACGTGCTGATTACCTGTAATCCTACAATGACCGATggtttgaaactatttttgttgttgatattttaagttatgttttttgctgttttatttttaggtatATGAACATCGAGATGACTGATGTCACATATACCGCACCGTCTGGTCTATCTCAAAACTTCAGCCGTTACTGTTGTCAAGGAAAATTCATTcggtttgtttattttactaaaaatctatattgaaatatttttagttttgttcctTCCTATAACGTAAACTTCTCTATTCTTTAATGTAATACTTTCTTTTGTAGCAGATCTTTTgtagataaaatttatgttctcataaatatttatactgctataaaataactgaaatgaaagaaaatattaacttgttttactgccatttttaatttttttaaaaaatatattgattcaaattttataacatcatAAAAGAGCATGTTTCTGTCGCAAGAAAAAGTTGTGAATTTCTTGTTCTTAGAGGCtagatttaaattgtttacctatattcttagaaattttaaaagatgtttagcCTAACTTGTTATTAACAAGACTAACAACAAGTTAATTTGGGGGAAAGgctttgtaatgaaaaaattattgataagaaCTTACAGccttttttaaagtatcaaaatgTGAACATTTcgattaaataagtaaaaaaaaaagaacatatagtttcaaaattctaaaaatagtaaCCACATTAATCTGATAttgttattaacaaattttgttttctgaataattgcaaaagttaactttttagataaatgtaaatttaagttagtttatttatgtgaaatcatgcacattaattattttttttatccactaAAGTATCTAAtgctttatgttttataatgaaatcgctaaaaacaattcaacaataatttggttataattttagcatataaacaaattttcttcttaattttattctctcaagagaagaaaaaaacaatgttactGGCAAGTGATccatctagaaaaaaaataccgaaataGCATAATGAATACTGAAGTTGctatatttaaagatatagaTGAGTTTTCATGAAAGCTTATATTGAGCTGCTGTTCTAATGCCAGATGTGGCTGGTTGATCTGAATTCTGCTCTCGCTTTGAACTGACTACAGTGCTAATAagaaatatccccagtggtagacgaattatGGGTTAAAATGgaagattttcatggttttcctccccatgttaACACAATTGTgcgttagttccatcaaaatttcctccatgaaggctagtttgttccaatacttgatcctagattttctggattgggttcaaaattacaaggccacgtAATTGAACATTGAAAGTCCTAAAATCAGAATTTGGTCTGCTGTTCAATtctggttgtaaaataaaaataaaccattcTGCTTTCAATGAGCAGTTTTGTGGGAAacacagttattttttaaatagttaggCTCAATAAAAAATGTCTGTTATGATAATAAGCagattttctgtttaaattatagaaCAGATATTAATACactcttttatatttcaaatgtgTTCAAAACTATTatgcttttcttatttttgttaatgaaatcGTGTAGAGCTTAGTAAAATATACTGCCTTTTGAGTGAAGCCTAATTGTAATAGCCATgaacattaagtttttaattttgtaattttagaattttttttttgtttatttatacttttaaataaattaaaaataaatttattttagagtatttttattttcagaacaatattaatatatatttttttcaatatacaatataattttagaactatTCCAAATTTACCGCTCTGTGTGGCGAAATTGAAGTATCAGATCATGCTTAGAATGCATTGCTGTAAGAagcaatttaacaaaattgaataCTGTGTGGTTTTgacagtgttttcattacagaaaaaaaatgagagagaatttctcaccctttctcaaaaacagggtgagatctcaaaaagttaagtgagatttctaaaaattaaaaaaacgcgaatagacttgaaaaaaaaatatttcttaaattataatacatttttaacattttccaatttttaaagcattgaatatttttgctgcatcatcatatggaaaacgttctatatctacttttttatCAGGTTTTCTtattaggttgctcaaatgtTTATCAGTCATTTGTATACGATATTTTGTCTTAATTCGGTTTTGAGTGCTAACAGGGCCGGCCCTAGACATTTTGGCGTTCCGGGCAAAACCTTAATTTTGCCCCCCCccccgttttttttaaaagtaaatctcATGCGATCATATCAGAAAGTcaagaaaacattgaaaaaaaaactaaaaaaaaaaaaaaNGATctaggaagaaaagtgaaacggatttttttctaaatggcgtaattcgaagctttttccaaaatgcaagaaattcgcgaattttgaaattgatttatagaatgtgcgaatttctcgcggtaataattttttaatgcgagaaaagaaaaaaatacgcgagattctcgcgttctcgcgctgtagtgaaaacactgtttTGAGGAATGGTCCTCCAGACTGAAAGTCTTGGGcagtctgctgctatggtaataAGTAGGAGCACATTTTTGATGGTGGTGCACTGAAAGAACAAAGGTGTCGATTGATTTTACTCATGCAGACTTATGCCAAGATTGAGGCAAAACTATTACTCCCACACCCTTATTCGAAGCGActtttcctcgtaaccatagtacctGTCACGACTTGAGACTGATATCTGGAGGAGTTCTGCAAGTCTCAATATACTTATACTTCATATTTACTTTGTGGTTCCACTGCCTATAAAATGCTCAAAAAAGTTCatggaaattaataatttggttttagattttagttttttttgtaattgaagaAACCCCCATTTGAtatacaattgtttttattgaattcactgtaagatattttctaaaaatggatgtaaaattttaaaatgcattaaacattgtatttgtataataatattcttctgctattttgagaaaaagttttGACTTTCGAACCAAAAATCCTGCTGCGagcagttttttaatttttgaaaatatttcctatCCCTtcattctcatttatttttaaattaatttttttgtcagaaactgTGATttatcgatatatttttttcatagatataagtcattattttaatgtcTGTCTTAAAAAAGggtatgaaataattatagaatttacATAAAGAatggagattaaaaaaattaaatagatggCCTAAAGAGCTAgtaaagtgaatttaaattaaaaaaaattacaaaacagaGTGTATTTTCCATAATTATGAGAGAATATTCTATTCTGTGACAAAAACACTGGTCAAAACATGAACCAAAGTCCTAAAATGAAACAGTGTGCCATCCTTTTACATCAATTGCTGAGGGACCATTGATAATTATTTCACGGTGGTCCAAGTGACATGTTAGTGGTTCCGACCCTGACCATTTATTTTGAGCCTTGgtgtatataatttaattttgttaatcttcgaaaaaaaaatgtttataaaatttttgtattttaaattctattttcttatgttattttttagatttgtaCACATTCCTGAGGAAATTGATCCAATTAAGaccataaaaaataagctaGAAGATTTATCCAGAAGACCTGCTAGAGGTCGTGGCGGTAGAGGGGGTAGACGAGGAGGAGGACGTGGAGGTGGAAGACGAGGTGGTGGTGGTGGAGGAGGCGGCTTTCGTAGAGGTGGAGGTGGCAGCAGTGGTGGATATCGCAGTGGTGGAGGCGGCGGCTATGGAGGAGGTGGAAGTTACGGAGGAGGCGGCGGCTATGGAGGAGGAAGCAGTAGCTATCGAAGTTCTGGTGGCTATGGCAGCAGCAGATATTAAATTTCAGCTTTGTCATGTATATGCTTGTATAAActcatattcatttttttaattgctgtatttttcatgtttaataataaacCTAAGTTGATAAATGTTGAATGTTGCTTGTTATTCTGTGATTTTGAATCTTTTCTTCTGCTAAAAAGGAGAGGTTGTATAATTTGAATTTCctactaagattttttttattactgatttgctctaatctttagttttttgtcccaatatttgcattttttctcataaaagctagtttctttttcagagtacataaaatgattgttttgacCTTTTAACCTTAAGTAGTTTAGTTATTTCGGAAATCTGGCGGTTGAGTAGTAGTGCTTTGTGCTCCTGTGTCACAGGTCTGGGGTTCTATTCTAGGACTAGGCAAGGTTGACTCACCCTTTCATTTCTTCAGTAGGTCGATAAGCTTAGTACCAAGCCTGCTTGTGGACTTAACATTGGGGATTCTGTGTTCGACTGACCGCTCAAGAGGAATATCTTCAAGAGCCCAAGGCAAAGAAAATTAGGATGGGCATAGTCAGACTTGGCCCTCCATGGGCTGTTGCGCCACTGACTGAGTTTAGTTAGTGGTTGTTATTGCTGTCCATGCAGAATTATGTGAGCTAGTCAGGCATTTTTcagaacttaaattttaaaattactggtctgtaagtatttttttacaacattctTTTCATGAAGcataaaattttggtaataacCTCTCACTTAAATCTACATTTATGAATTAGTATATTTTCTACGTGGGAAATaaagtatatgtaatattttcttctttaaagttTATTCACTATATTTTCTACTTAAGCTGCTACCCTGAAGTTGCCAAGaattggcgattattctgccgcAGTTCACGAtgcaaaaatctttctttttctcttatggtagacaaatttttctcaactaggtttaataaaatttttgctttaaaaaatatttgaatgaataaaaattatgattatgaaCTATTATAAGTTAtcagtgaataaaaatatgaatattggCTCATTTACCATTTCTCcccatttgtttatgtttgtatttatgtatattttatttttaaattctgttatactgattaaataaatttattaatactttgtTAGTCTTTGATTCtatgttacaatatttttttctccctatcgctgcttattttagaattttgtataattcaatttttggtaaattcaaactttctatttattttttttacttctgagTTAGAATGAATGAGTAGTCTACTGTGTATCTTTCTTTTAGCGTTTTTTCCCATTCATATGTAGGTAAACCTTCATTCCTTTGTATGAAATgtgattttattagttttcatattttatagcgattttaaacttcatatgcatttaaaaaaaatttctgaataagttctctcttattttgataactttcaatgtaattcatctaaatttttatatgaaaataagttttattcttaacatgtaaattttgtgcaatttcatagctactttttatttctggaaatgtgaattatttaatttttgcttgacATAAGAAGAAAATGAGCTTGCAATAAGtgttttctcaaattttgtatatcacccacattttaattaaatgaaattatgaaaacaaatttaactgcTATTGTAAAAAGGACAAAATAGTTACATAGCTCTATGATGGCTTCGTTAGTGTTTAACTTTTGCTCCTGttgctgaaatttttcttttgcactaATTCCACACATTTCTTTAAGATGTAGTTGTAGCAGCTCAACAAAGAAAATCCAAGCCATAATCCACTATAGCCACCAAGCAAACTGAAAACTTCTATAGACTGgaaaagtaaagataaatatctttttatacgtattaaatttagaaagataaaatttaattggatatttCACTCCCGATTTAAAGCAtaggaaattttcaaattgattgttataatataattttaaaaatttttcaactgaaGACTTTTTCTATTATAGGAAGACATAAGCATAATCTCTGTCAACCCTTTGGTGCAGATGGGTTACCAGTGtccctttttatataaatattttttctgatgccctgattacaagcaaaaatatacagtgaaacctctttCTGTTGAACAGTAAAATGGTTGTTGATGGAGTTAGATCATGCTTAGAGGTTACCTCCATCGACTTCAAAATCGTTAGCGAAGGTACATTATTTTTTcgcaaactattttaattttagtctgtgtcattttcttggtgcggaAATGCCACTTTATTTGGTGACggaatgaataatatttagcatctattaaaattatcccaacagatataattaaatttaaaaacaaatttaccaataatgcatgataaatctattttaaataaataacgtttatgttttaagtttgtatttaattttatatcttaaaaattagttagctttaaaaggTGAGAAGAAGTTTGTTTATTTGATAtgcttgttttttctaaaataatttttttttctaatttaactttcaactctaaaagtaaatcattgatattatCTTCTTTAGTGCACTCTGAGTGCAACATGAAGTTGTATCTTCtaaaagagctctctaaattAGAGcctcacaaatattttgattacattataatctacttatttgttatgatattttaatttttaaatttaattttttttaaaattatgatttttaaattttttgttatgatatttttttcatgtttctttattttaccttttccGCATTGGGTGCAGATGCTTTCCAGTCGCTGGGAGAGGTTTTAATGGCCTCACATAAAGGTTATTTTCAACACcaagtctatggaaaaaattccgtGCCTCCCAAAAGTGAGGTGGTCTTTCTTTGAGGTTTCActgtttttcgatatttttcaattatggtctactagttactaaaaaagatctgttagattattggaattatacttgtactaaaatataaaatccggaaaaagtagttatttttttccatttatattctaaaatttatacattttgtaaattaaatttcgattatgaataactgtttctttcatatttaaataactgctgacctgaaaaattattgtttgaagtGAGCTGTGTTAAGAagtttttacctttaacgctaaagcagaaaaaaagtaCTGATGTTTCAtgccgtatttcataaccataaattattaaaatgctaaatataggGTATCCGCGCACCTGGAAAATCATGAGTTTcggttttgaacaaaattttaacttaacaataactaaaaattaaaacaataaaacacatCACCCTGTAACTTGATCCTCTGTCTTAGCTGTGGAGGAGATTCCTCCCCCTATTCTTAAGCTGAAAGTGTCTCGTGCCCACCAGCGAACCCTAAGATCAGATCTGACAACTTGTCACAGCCCCCTggaaaaggtttagcatgatgCTATTTCATCAAGCTTGGAGCGACTGTATGTTACGTTTCTAGACTGTCACACTTTCGCCCATTTCATGCTCGCACGCGCTCACTCATCCCAACATTCGATATTTGTGAATTACCTTCACAAACGGTGGATCACTTTCTCATACCACCATAGACCATTTCTCCAtatcaatttattcaataaagcCAACGTTGCACCCTGACtgcatttttcataaacttttcaCTGCACATCGTCACCAATATTCTCTATATGTACCGATTTGTAAGAGATGGTTCAAAATCTGCCGGACATGTAAGCTGTGGTGTCATCATCGCTGATGATAAATTTAGCTATAAAATCCCAGTTATTTTCTCCGTCTTCACTGCGACAGCTATTCTTATAGCATTACAACTAATTTCCTCACTCCTTACTCGGAAGTATTGCCTATCTCCGATAGTATGAACGTTTTGAGCCAACTAGTAAAGTTTCACTGATACTCATccaattttatgtttctttattcatttgttaatcACTCTTCAGAGGAAGGGCTTTGGGTATTTATTCTGCTGGGTACCGAGTCATGTTCGTATTCCAGGGAATGAACTGACTCATCTCCACGATCTGTCACATCTGTCTCAACATGTCCAAAACTTTCTCTGCCATGAAACTAAATGCTCATATGTTTGTAACATCATTATGGCAACAACCTcaaggtttttaataaattgcatagGATTAAATCTGATTTAGGCAATTCGTCAGTGCTGCCAGTGCTGATATAAAGCTAACCCGCCTCCGAATGGGTCACACCCGGTTAACATGCCTCCATTTACTGTTTGGAGAGCCTCTTCCTTAATGCCATACTTCTAACGTTCCTCTCacaattcatcatattttaataacgtGTCCATGTTTTGACCAACATGATTTAACGTTTCTTGGGAATTCTATTTTACGCATGCAAGATTTGTAGGGTGACATTCAACATCCTAACATTTTGCGTATTTACgtgctattaatattttaactgtatataaatgttttaacacatctacaattttttatacttttataaacatCACCTTCGCACCATTTTACTTAGTGCGTTTTATActgtatttatacttttaatctGGTTTTCTTACTAGTTACttttttatcagttataattgtgctacaattaaaatttagtatgcACTTAGGCACTAAACTGTTTTATACCATATTGTTTGGTGCAGCGTGTCCTCATTTGGACCATGTGCCACTAAACCCTACACTTAATCAATCAAAGTTAATCGTTCTCTTGCCCCAGATTGAGAAACATTGCTCTAGATGAATgtgcatatttataaaataaactatatttatagcTTACTCTATACATTAGTAATAATTgtacaacaattaaaattttgtatgcaCTTAGGGTTTGAACTGTTTTAACGTATTGTTTGGTGCAGCATGTCCTCATTTAGACCTTGTGCCACTAAACCCTACACTCAATCAATCAATGTTAATCGTTCTCTTGCCCCTGATTGAGAAACAATGTTTTAGAATCTAGATGAATGtgcatatttgtaaaataaactatttatagcTTACCTCATACTTGGGCTGATGTGTGAGAGTTCTTATTTCTGTTGAACCATAATGAATTCGGACACACGccatatttttgcttaaatgaaaaaatatgaatctaataaaaactatttctttttattacatttatatcaaTTGcgagtttttatgaaaatatggaaaaaaaattt contains:
- the LOC107449423 gene encoding U7 snRNA-associated Sm-like protein LSm10, whose translation is MARERALSTRTLVSLIQGLEGETTTVDFRDETSVKGKIQSVDGYMNIEMTDVTYTAPSGLSQNFSRYCCQGKFIRFVHIPEEIDPIKTIKNKLEDLSRRPARGRGGRGGRRGGGRGGGRRGGGGGGGGFRRGGGGSSGGYRSGGGGGYGGGGSYGGGGGYGGGSSSYRSSGGYGSSRY